The Sander vitreus isolate 19-12246 chromosome 5, sanVit1, whole genome shotgun sequence genome includes a region encoding these proteins:
- the seta gene encoding SET nuclear proto-oncogene a: MSASAAKVSKKELNSNHDGADETSEKEQQEAIEHIDEVQNEIDRLNEQASEEILKVEQKYNKLRQPFFQKRSELIAKIPNFWVTTFVNHPQVSALLGEEDEEALHYLSRVEVTEFEDIKSGYRIDFYFDENPYFENKVLSKEFHLNESGDPSSKSTEIKWKSGKDLTKRSSQTQNKAGRKRQHEEPESFFTWFTDHADAGADELGEVIKDDIWPNPLQYYLVPDMDDEEGEGEDDEEDEEGLEDIDEEGDEDGEDDEEDDGEDGEDDEGEDD, translated from the exons ATGTCGGCCTCGGCGGCAAAAGTGAGTAAAAAGGAGCTGAACTCGAACCATGACGGAGCGGACGAAACCTCCG agaAAGAGCAGCAAGAAGCTATTGAACACATTGATGAAGTTCAAAATGAAATTgacag GTTGAACGAGCAAGCCAGTGAGGAGATCCTCAAAGTAGAacagaaatacaacaaactCCGTCAGCCATTCTTTCAGAAGAGGTCAGAACTGATCGCCAAAATCCCCAACTTCTGGGTCACCACGTTTGTCAACCATCCACAAG TATCTGCCCTACTgggagaggaagatgaagaagcACTTCATTACCTGAGCCGAGTGGAGGTGACAGAGTTTGAAGACATCAAGTCAGGCTACAGAATAGATTTT TATTTCGACGAAAATCCGTACTTCGAAAACAAAGTACTTTCCAAAGAGTTCCATTTGAATGAGAGCGGAGACCCAtcttcaaagtcgacagaaattAAATGGAAATCAGGAAAG GACCTGACCAAGCGCTCCAGCCAGACACAGAACAAGGCCGGAAGGAAGAGGCAACATGAAGAGCCAGAGAGCTTCTTCACTTGGTTCACTGATCATGCTGACGCCGGCGCTGATGAGCTCGGGGAGGTCATCAAGGACGACATCTGGCCAAACCCCCTGCAGTACTACCTG GTCCCTGACATGGATGACGAAGAGGGTGAAGGtgaggatgatgaagaggacGAAGAAGGTCTGGAGGACATAGATGAAGAGGGAGATGAAGATGGagaggatgatgaagaggacGATGGAGAAGATGGAGAG GATGATGAGGGAGAAGACGACTAA